Proteins encoded within one genomic window of Citrobacter amalonaticus Y19:
- a CDS encoding hydrolase, with amino-acid sequence MSIRELINPSNSSLIFIDHQPQMAFGVANIDRQTLKNNTVALAKAGKIFNVPVIYTSVETKSFSGYIWPELLAVHPDVKPIERTSMNSWEDAAFVKAVAATGRKKLIISALWTEVCLTFPALMALEAGYEVYVVTDTSGGTSVDAHERAIDRMVQAGAVPVTWQQVLLEYQRDWSRKETYDAVMSLVREHSGAYGMGVDYAYTMVHGAPERKA; translated from the coding sequence ATGTCTATTCGGGAACTGATTAATCCATCAAACTCGTCGCTTATTTTTATTGACCATCAGCCGCAAATGGCATTTGGGGTGGCTAATATTGATCGCCAGACGTTGAAAAATAATACGGTTGCGCTGGCGAAGGCAGGCAAAATATTTAATGTGCCGGTCATTTATACGTCAGTCGAAACAAAAAGTTTTAGTGGTTACATCTGGCCTGAGTTACTGGCTGTACACCCGGATGTGAAACCTATCGAACGTACCTCTATGAACTCCTGGGAAGACGCGGCATTTGTGAAAGCCGTGGCGGCGACCGGACGTAAAAAACTGATTATCTCTGCGCTATGGACCGAAGTGTGCCTGACTTTCCCGGCGCTGATGGCGCTGGAAGCCGGTTACGAAGTGTATGTCGTAACGGACACCTCCGGCGGCACCTCTGTTGATGCGCATGAACGCGCCATTGACCGTATGGTGCAGGCCGGTGCCGTCCCGGTGACCTGGCAGCAGGTTCTGCTGGAGTACCAGCGTGACTGGTCGCGGAAGGAGACTTATGACGCGGTGATGAGTCTGGTTCGTGAACACAGCGGCGCCTACGGTATGGGCGTGGATTATGCCTACACCATGGTACATGGCGCACCGGAACGCAAAGCATAA
- the brnQ gene encoding branched-chain amino acid transporter carrier protein BrnQ, with protein sequence MTHQLKSRDIIALGFMTFALFVGAGNIIFPPMVGLQAGENVWMAAVGFLITAVGLPVLTVVALAKVGGGVDSLSTPIGKVAGVLLATVCYLAVGPLFATPRTATVSFEVGIAPLTGDSTLPLLIYSVVYFSIVILVSLYPGKLLDTVGNFLAPLKILALIVLSVAAIIWPAGPISRSIEAYQTAAFSNGFVNGYLTMDTLGAMVFGIVIVNAARSRGVTEARLLTRYTVWAGLMAGVGLTLLYLALFRLGSDSATLVDQSANGAAILHAYVQHTFGGAGSLLLAALIFIACLVTAVGLTCACAEFFAQYVPLSYRTLVFILGGFSMVVSNLGLSHLIQISIPVLTAIYPPCIALVVLSFTRSWWHNSTRVIAPAMFISLIFGILDGIKASAIGDVLPAWTQRLPLAEQGLAWLMPTVVMVVLAVVWDRAAGRQVTSSAH encoded by the coding sequence ATGACCCATCAGTTAAAATCGCGCGATATTATTGCGCTGGGCTTTATGACTTTTGCGCTGTTCGTCGGCGCAGGAAACATCATCTTTCCTCCAATGGTTGGTTTGCAGGCTGGCGAAAACGTCTGGATGGCGGCTGTCGGCTTTTTGATCACGGCCGTGGGGCTGCCGGTGCTGACCGTGGTCGCGCTGGCGAAAGTCGGTGGTGGTGTTGACAGTCTGAGTACCCCTATCGGTAAAGTGGCTGGCGTTCTGCTGGCGACCGTCTGTTATCTGGCCGTCGGGCCGTTATTCGCGACACCGCGCACCGCAACGGTCTCTTTTGAAGTGGGGATCGCCCCGCTGACCGGCGACTCGACTCTGCCGTTACTTATCTACAGCGTGGTCTATTTTTCGATTGTGATTCTGGTGTCGCTGTATCCGGGTAAACTGCTGGATACCGTGGGTAACTTCCTGGCGCCGCTGAAGATTCTGGCGTTGATTGTGCTCTCCGTTGCGGCGATCATCTGGCCTGCCGGCCCGATCAGCCGTTCAATAGAAGCCTATCAGACGGCGGCATTTTCCAATGGCTTCGTTAATGGTTACCTGACGATGGATACGCTGGGCGCGATGGTCTTTGGTATCGTTATTGTTAACGCCGCGCGTTCTCGCGGCGTAACCGAAGCGCGTCTGTTGACCCGTTATACCGTATGGGCTGGCCTGATGGCGGGCGTCGGATTAACGCTGCTGTATCTGGCGCTGTTCCGCCTCGGATCAGACAGCGCGACGCTGGTCGATCAGTCGGCGAACGGCGCAGCCATTCTGCACGCGTATGTCCAGCATACCTTTGGCGGTGCGGGTAGCCTGCTGCTGGCGGCGTTGATCTTTATCGCCTGTCTGGTGACGGCGGTCGGCCTGACCTGTGCCTGTGCGGAGTTCTTCGCTCAGTATGTACCGCTGTCCTACCGTACGCTGGTGTTCATTCTTGGCGGGTTCTCGATGGTGGTTTCCAACCTGGGGCTCAGCCATCTGATTCAGATCTCTATTCCGGTGCTGACGGCGATTTATCCCCCGTGTATCGCACTCGTTGTGTTAAGTTTTACCCGCTCATGGTGGCATAATTCGACCCGCGTCATTGCACCGGCAATGTTTATCAGCCTGATTTTTGGTATCCTTGATGGTATTAAAGCATCGGCAATCGGCGACGTGTTACCGGCCTGGACCCAGCGTTTACCGCTGGCGGAACAAGGTCTGGCGTGGTTAATGCCCACCGTCGTGATGGTGGTCCTGGCGGTTGTCTGGGATCGCGCAGCGGGTCGACAGGTGACCTCCAGCGCACACTAA
- a CDS encoding LysR family transcriptional regulator, whose translation MRINLDVLLILDAIDKYGTFAAAAESLFKTPAALSYMIQKLEKDLNIELLDRSGHRAKFTDTGLMMLEKGRLLLSAAKDLEKQAQQLSSGWEKELDIALDVSFPFEALLPLIEAFHALNKQTRLKFSYHTLAGSWEELTHNGADIILGAINEPPTSAAWSYKMLGTLDNVFVVAPNHPLAAIADKLTNEQLCLHRAIVISDSARFCHPMQTNLMEEQSQIHVDDFHSKVALLRAGIGCGFLPRHIASPWLATGELVEKSVISFREKDVAYMAWRDGQNGLAHRWWRETLLASHDIARLYQ comes from the coding sequence ATGCGCATTAATCTGGACGTTTTGCTTATACTGGACGCCATCGACAAATACGGGACGTTTGCCGCCGCAGCTGAATCGTTGTTTAAGACGCCCGCGGCACTCAGCTATATGATTCAGAAGCTGGAAAAAGATCTGAACATTGAACTGCTTGACCGCTCCGGGCATCGGGCAAAATTCACCGATACCGGACTGATGATGCTGGAAAAGGGACGTTTGCTGCTCAGTGCGGCAAAAGATCTGGAAAAGCAGGCGCAGCAGTTGAGCTCCGGCTGGGAGAAAGAGCTGGACATTGCGCTGGATGTCTCCTTTCCCTTTGAGGCGCTGTTACCCCTCATCGAGGCCTTTCACGCGCTGAACAAACAGACGCGGCTTAAATTTTCGTACCACACGCTGGCAGGGTCATGGGAAGAGTTAACGCATAATGGCGCGGATATCATTCTTGGCGCGATTAATGAGCCCCCCACCTCCGCCGCGTGGTCTTACAAAATGTTAGGCACCCTGGATAATGTCTTTGTGGTGGCGCCCAATCACCCGCTGGCCGCAATAGCGGACAAATTGACTAATGAACAACTCTGCCTGCACCGCGCCATTGTCATCAGCGACAGCGCGCGCTTTTGCCACCCGATGCAAACCAACCTGATGGAAGAACAGTCGCAGATTCATGTTGATGATTTTCACAGCAAAGTAGCACTACTGCGCGCCGGGATAGGCTGCGGGTTTCTCCCGCGCCATATTGCCAGCCCGTGGCTTGCCACGGGCGAACTGGTTGAAAAAAGCGTCATCTCTTTTCGTGAAAAAGATGTCGCCTATATGGCATGGCGCGATGGACAAAACGGGCTGGCGCATCGTTGGTGGCGGGAAACGCTGCTTGCCAGCCACGACATCGCGCGGCTGTATCAGTGA
- the malZ gene encoding maltodextrin glucosidase produces MLNAWHLPVAPFVKQNKDQLTITLWLTGENLPQRVTLRAEHDNEETALVMHKLRAQPQPGVTAWRAAIDLRSGQPRRRYSFKLLWLDRQLWFTPQGFSRFPPARLEQFAVDAPDSGPQWVADQVFYQIFPDRFARSASRDAQQDKVYYHHAAGQEIVLRDWDEPLTAQAGGSTFYGGDLDGICEKLPYLKKLGVTALYLNPVFTAPSVHKYDTEDYRHVDPQFGGDPALLRLRLKTQQRGMRLVLDGVFNHSGDSHAWFDRHHRGSGGACHHPDSPWRDWYRFSPDGVALDWLGYPSLPKLDYQSESLVNEMYRGEDSIVRHWLKAPWNMDGWRLDVVHMLGEAGGARNNLQHVAGITQAAKETQPEAYVFGEHFGDARQWLQADAEDAAMNYRGFTFPLWGFLANTDISYDPQQIDAQTCMAWMDNYRAGLSHQQQLRMFNQLDSHDTARFKSLLGKDVARLPLAVVWLFSWPGVPCIYYGDEVGLDGDNDPFCRKTFPWQAEKQDATLLALYQRMAKLRHSIPALRYGGCQVIYAEDNVVVFLRVYQQQRVLVAINRGDACEVVLPTSPLLNVTEWHCKEGKGQLSDDILTLPAISATLWLSH; encoded by the coding sequence ATGTTGAACGCCTGGCACCTACCGGTTGCCCCATTTGTTAAGCAAAACAAAGACCAACTAACCATTACGCTCTGGCTGACGGGAGAGAACCTGCCGCAGCGCGTCACGCTACGTGCGGAACATGACAATGAAGAAACCGCGCTGGTGATGCACAAACTGCGCGCGCAGCCGCAACCCGGCGTGACGGCCTGGCGTGCGGCGATTGATCTTCGCAGCGGACAGCCGCGTCGGCGCTACAGCTTCAAGCTGCTCTGGCTCGATCGTCAGTTGTGGTTCACGCCGCAAGGGTTCAGCCGTTTTCCACCCGCCCGTCTGGAGCAATTTGCCGTGGATGCGCCGGACAGCGGGCCGCAGTGGGTTGCCGATCAGGTTTTCTACCAAATCTTTCCTGACCGCTTCGCGCGTAGTGCGTCACGCGACGCACAGCAGGATAAGGTCTATTACCATCACGCCGCCGGGCAGGAAATTGTGCTGCGTGACTGGGACGAACCGCTGACGGCACAAGCCGGTGGATCAACCTTCTACGGCGGCGATCTCGACGGCATCTGCGAAAAGCTGCCATACCTGAAGAAGCTGGGCGTCACCGCGCTGTACCTGAATCCGGTATTCACCGCCCCGAGCGTGCATAAATATGATACCGAGGATTACCGTCACGTTGACCCGCAGTTTGGCGGCGATCCGGCGCTGTTGCGACTGCGGCTGAAAACGCAACAGCGGGGGATGCGGCTGGTGCTGGACGGCGTGTTTAACCACAGCGGCGATTCCCACGCGTGGTTTGACAGGCATCATCGCGGCTCTGGCGGCGCGTGCCACCATCCTGACTCTCCCTGGCGCGACTGGTACAGATTTTCGCCGGACGGCGTCGCGCTGGACTGGCTGGGCTACCCCAGTCTGCCGAAGCTGGATTATCAGTCCGAAAGTCTGGTCAATGAAATGTATCGTGGCGAAGACAGCATCGTTCGTCACTGGCTGAAAGCGCCGTGGAACATGGACGGCTGGCGGCTCGACGTCGTGCATATGCTGGGTGAAGCGGGCGGTGCGCGTAATAACCTTCAGCATGTCGCGGGGATCACTCAGGCGGCGAAGGAAACGCAGCCAGAAGCCTACGTCTTTGGCGAACATTTTGGTGATGCGCGACAGTGGCTGCAGGCGGATGCCGAAGATGCCGCCATGAACTACCGTGGTTTCACTTTCCCGCTATGGGGCTTCCTCGCCAATACCGATATCTCTTACGATCCCCAGCAGATTGACGCGCAAACCTGTATGGCGTGGATGGATAACTACCGCGCCGGACTCTCTCATCAACAGCAGTTGCGGATGTTCAACCAGCTCGACAGCCACGATACCGCGCGTTTCAAATCGCTGTTAGGTAAAGATGTCGCCCGCCTGCCGCTGGCGGTCGTCTGGCTGTTTAGCTGGCCCGGTGTGCCCTGTATCTATTACGGTGATGAGGTAGGGCTGGATGGCGATAACGATCCGTTCTGCCGCAAGACGTTTCCCTGGCAGGCGGAAAAACAGGATGCCACGTTGCTTGCCCTGTATCAGCGGATGGCGAAACTAAGGCATAGTATCCCGGCGCTGCGCTACGGCGGATGTCAGGTTATCTATGCAGAAGATAACGTGGTGGTATTTTTGCGCGTCTACCAGCAGCAGCGCGTGCTGGTGGCGATTAACCGCGGCGATGCCTGTGAAGTGGTACTCCCGACTTCACCGCTGCTGAACGTGACAGAATGGCACTGTAAAGAAGGGAAAGGGCAGTTGTCTGATGACATCCTGACGCTGCCGGCGATTTCCGCCACGCTCTGGCTGAGTCACTGA
- the proY gene encoding proline-specific permease ProY, which produces MESNNKLKRGLSTRHIRFMALGSAIGTGLFYGSADAIKMAGPSVLLAYIIGGVAAYIIMRALGEMSVHNPSASSFSRYAQENLGPLAGYITGWTYCFEILIVAIADVTAFGIYMGVWFPTVPHWIWVLSVVLIICAINLMSVKVFGELEFWFSFFKVATIIIMIVAGFGIIIWGIGNGEQPTGIHNLWSNGGFFSNGWLGMVMSLQMVMFAYGGIEIIGITAGEAKDPEKSIPRAINSVPMRILVFYVGTLFVIMSIYPWNQVGTDGSPFVLTFQHLGITFAASILNFVVLTASLSAINSDVFGVGRMLHGMAEQGSAPKVFAKTSRRGIPWVTVMVMTIALLSAVYLNYIMPENVFLVIASLATFATVWVWIMILLSQIAFRRRLPPEEVKALKFKVPGGVATTIVGLIFLVFIIGLIGYHPDTRISLYVGCGWIVLLMIGWMFKRRHDRQVAEAQ; this is translated from the coding sequence ATGGAAAGTAATAACAAGCTGAAGCGTGGGCTAAGCACCCGACACATTCGCTTTATGGCCCTGGGCTCAGCAATTGGCACCGGGCTGTTTTATGGCTCTGCGGACGCCATCAAAATGGCCGGGCCGAGCGTGCTGCTGGCCTACATTATCGGCGGGGTGGCAGCCTATATCATTATGCGCGCGTTGGGGGAAATGTCCGTACACAACCCGTCCGCCAGCTCATTTTCGCGCTATGCGCAGGAAAACCTCGGCCCACTTGCCGGTTACATTACCGGCTGGACCTACTGTTTTGAAATCCTGATTGTCGCCATTGCCGATGTGACCGCGTTCGGCATCTATATGGGCGTCTGGTTTCCGACGGTGCCGCACTGGATCTGGGTGCTCAGCGTGGTGCTGATCATCTGCGCCATCAACCTGATGAGCGTGAAAGTGTTTGGCGAACTGGAGTTCTGGTTCTCTTTCTTTAAAGTCGCGACCATCATCATCATGATTGTGGCCGGCTTCGGCATTATCATCTGGGGGATTGGCAACGGCGAGCAACCGACCGGGATCCATAACCTGTGGAGTAACGGCGGCTTCTTCAGCAATGGCTGGCTGGGGATGGTGATGTCGCTACAGATGGTGATGTTCGCCTACGGCGGAATTGAAATCATCGGTATCACCGCCGGGGAAGCGAAGGACCCGGAGAAATCCATTCCGCGCGCCATTAACTCGGTGCCGATGCGTATTCTGGTGTTCTACGTGGGGACGCTGTTCGTCATTATGTCTATCTATCCGTGGAACCAGGTGGGAACCGACGGCAGCCCGTTTGTGCTGACCTTCCAGCATCTTGGTATTACTTTTGCCGCCAGCATTCTCAACTTTGTGGTGCTCACCGCGTCACTGTCGGCGATCAACTCTGACGTCTTTGGCGTCGGTCGTATGCTGCACGGGATGGCGGAGCAGGGCAGTGCGCCGAAAGTGTTCGCCAAAACCTCGCGCCGGGGGATCCCATGGGTCACCGTGATGGTGATGACGATTGCCCTGCTGTCCGCGGTGTATCTGAACTACATCATGCCAGAAAACGTCTTCCTGGTGATTGCGTCGCTGGCGACCTTCGCGACGGTATGGGTGTGGATTATGATCCTGCTGTCGCAAATCGCTTTCCGTCGTCGTCTGCCGCCGGAAGAGGTGAAGGCGCTGAAGTTTAAAGTGCCGGGCGGCGTGGCAACGACCATTGTGGGCCTGATTTTCCTTGTCTTTATCATCGGACTGATTGGCTATCACCCGGACACCCGCATTTCACTGTACGTTGGCTGCGGCTGGATTGTTCTGCTGATGATTGGCTGGATGTTCAAGCGCCGCCATGACCGTCAGGTTGCCGAAGCGCAGTAA